In the Sphingobacterium sp. PCS056 genome, AGTAGAAGATATTATCGGTAAGCCTTTGTCACCTTATGCCATCACCAAATACGTCAATGAGCTTTACGCAGATATCTTTTCCAAAACATATGGTTTAGAAACTATTGGTTTACGTTATTTTAATGTCTTTGGCCGTCGTCAAGATCCGAATGGCGCGTATGCTGCTGTTATCCCCTTGTTTGTGAAGAAATTTATGAATCACGAAGGACCAGTGATTAATGGTACGGGTGATTTTTCACGTGATTTTACTTACATCGACAATGTCATTCAAATGAATGAGCTAGCCATGCTGACTCAAAATACAGACGCTGTCAATACAGTCTATAATACAGCGGTAGGTGACCGCACCACCTTAAATCAATTGGTGGCACACTTAAAAGAATATTTGACAGCGTTTGATGCTGAGATTGCACACGTTAATGCTTCTTATGGCCCCAATCGTCAGGGCGATATTCCCCATTCATTGGCATCTATTGAAAAAGCAAAAACATTATTAGGTTATGAACCAACACATACTATAGATAAAGGCTTAAAAGCAGCTGTGCAATGGTATTGGGAAAATTTAAAATAAGTATTAAGAACATTAGTTATAAAATTTAGAACACCAAAATTATAAAATAGATGAAAAAAATTGCAGTTATAGGCTTAGGATACGTAGGATTACCTTTAGCCCGCTTGTTTGCAACAAAATTTCCAGTGGTCGGTTTTGATATCAACCAAAAACGTATTGATGAGCTGCGTGCTGGGAAAGATTTAACATTAGAAGTGGAAGATGATATTTTACAAGCTGTTTTAACAGATTCAAATCCGCTTTCATCAGGTACTAATGGTCTATGGTGTTCTAACCAATTAACTGATATCGATGATGCAAACTTCTATGTCGTTACGGTGCCTACACCAGTTGATAAAAACAATCGTCCAGATTTGACACCTTTGTATAAAGCTTCCGAGACCGTTGGTAAAGTTTTGAAAAAAGGAGATATCGTGGTGTATGAATCTACGGTATATCCAGGTGTTACTGAAGAAGAATGCATTCCGGTATTAGAGCGCGTATCCGGTCTTAAATTTAACGTTGATTTCTTTGCCGGTTATTCACCGGAGCGTATCAATCCAGGAGATAAGCAACATACAGTTGAAAAAATATTAAAAGTAACTGCAGGTTCAACACCAGAGATTGGTCTAGAAGTCGATGAAGTTTATAAAACTGTGATTACAGCAGGTACGCATTTAGCACCTTGTATCAAAGTTGCTGAAGCCGCTAAAGTAATTGAAAACTCACAACGTGATATCAATATTGCCTTTGTCAATGAGTTAGCTAAGATTTTTAATATTTTAAATATTGATACTCATGCCGTTTTAGAAGCAGCAGGTACCAAGTGGAATTTTCTTCCATTCAAACCAGGATTGGTCGGTGGTCACTGTATTGGTGTTGATCCATATTATTTAGCTCAAAAAGCACAAGAGCATGGCTATCACCCAGAGATTATTTTGGCAGGTCGTCGTCTCAATGATTCTATGGGCGAGTACGTAGCATCACAAGTGATCAAAACGATGATCAAAAAATGTATCAATGTCAATGGTGCAGAAGTATTAATGTTAGGTGTAACATTTAAAGAAAACTGTCCAGATGTACGTAATACCAAGATTGTAGATGTTATCGCAGCATTAGAAGACTATGGTGTCAAAGTAACCACTTATGACCCTTGGGCAAATCCATCAGAAGTAAAGCATGAGTACGGTATTGATAGTTTAACTGAGTTACCTTCATCAAAATTTGATGCTATCATTTTAGGTGTAGCGCATAATGAATTCTTAGATGTCGATTTTGATTCTTTAAAGAAGGATTGTGCTATTATCTATGATGTCAAAGGTATTATTTCAGAAAAAGCAGACAATAGATTATAAGTTGATGATGAATGTAAAGAAAATAGCTTGTATTGGAGCAGGATACGTAGGTGGGCCTACTATGTCTGTTATAGCTCAAAAAAATCCAGGTATAATTGTCACAGTAGTTGATTTAAATCAGGCACGTATTGATGCGTGGAATGATTCCGATTTAAATAATCTTCCAATATATGAGCCTGGTCTAGCGGATGTTATTGAAGAGGCGCGAGGAAGAAATCTTTTCTTTTCTACAGATGTTGAGAAAGCGATTGATGAGGCCGATATGATTTTCATTTCGGTCAACACGCCTACCAAAACATATGGAAAAGGCAAGGGTCAAGCTGCAGATTTAAAATTTATAGAACTTTGTGCTCGTCAGATTGCCTCAGTAGCTCAATCCGATAAAATTATTGTTGAAAAATCTACGTTACCTGTTCGTACAGCCGACGCATTAAAGAGTATTTTAGACAATACTGGAAATGGCGTTAATTTTCATATTCTATCCAATCCAGAGTTTTTAGCTGAAGGCACTGCTATTCCGGATTTGCAAAGTCCAGATCGCGTACTAATTGGTGGTGAAAATAGAGATGCAATTGAAGCTTTGGTTGGTATATATGAAGCTTGGGTACCAAGAGAACGGATTTTGACTACAAATCTTTGGTCATCCGAGTTATCCAAATTAGTAGCTAATGCATTTTTGGCACAACGTGTATCCTCTATTAATGCGATTTCCGAATTATGTGAAGTCACTGGAGCCAATGTTGATGAAGTTGCTAGAGCAGTGGGTACGGATTCACGTATTGGCCCAAAGTTTTTGAAATCATCAGTAGGATTTGGTGGTTCATGTTTTCAAAAAGATATTTTGAATCTTGTTTATATAGCACGCTCTTATAATTTACATGCAGTAGCAAATTACTGGGAGCAAGTTATTTTATTAAATGATCATCAAAAATCACGATTTGCCGAAAAAATTATACGTGATATGTACAATACTGTCAACGGTAAACGTATTGTTTTTTTAGGCTGGGCATTTAAAAAAGATACCAACGATACGAGAGAATCAGCAGCCATCTATGTCGCTGATCACTTGTTGAGCGAAGAGGCTAATATTATTATATATGATCCAAAGGTTACAGCCGAGCAGATTTATCGTGATTTAGATTATTTAGGTACTCGGAGTTCTGAAGAAAATAAAAGACTTGTACAAGTGGTTGAGGATCCGTATGAGGCTTGTAAAGATGCACATGCGATTGCTGTCTTGACCGAGTGGGACGAGTTTAGAACATACGACTGGAAGCTTATCAAAGAACAGATGAAGAGACCTTCCTTTGTATTTGACGGACGTAGTGTATTAGATAGTTCTTTAATGGAATCATTAAACTTCACCTACTATAAAATAGGTAGTGATGTTAATCAAAAGTAATATGAAAACTATACTTGTTACAGGAGCCGCTGGATTTATTGGATTCCATTTAGCTAAATCTCTTTTAAAAGACGGATATCAAATCGTTGGGTTGGATAATCTAAATGATTATTATGATGTCAGCTTAAAATTGGATCGTTTAGAAGAATTGGGAATTCGTGATTTTGACATATCTAACAGTGCATCATTTTCTGTATCAGATCAATATGAAGGAAGATTTACTTTTGTAAAATTAGATCTTCAAGATCGCATAGCTCTTCCAAAATTATTTGAGAAGTTTCAATTTGATGGTGTTATCAATTTAGCTGCGCAAGCAGGTGTTCGTTATAGTATTGAAAATCCAGCTTCTTATATTGATAGTAATATTGTAGGTTTTCTGAATATCTTGGAATGCTGTAGACACCATAAAATAAATCATTTGGTCTATGCTTCAAGTTCATCGGTATATGGCGAGAATGAGAAAGTTCCATTTTCTGAAGATGATACCGTAGATCAACCAATTAGTTTGTATGCAGCTACCAAGAAAAGTAATGAGTTGATGGCTTATACTTACAGTCATTTATATGGTATGGCGACGACTGGTTTACGATTTTTTACGGTATATGGTCCTTGGGGTCGTCCAGATATGGCTCCTATGCTATTTGCAAACGCGATCACTGCAGGTAAGGCGATTAAGGTATTCAATGAAGGTCAGATGAGTCGTGACTTTACCTATATCGATGATATTGTAAAAGGAATAAAAATTGCTTTCGATCATCCTGCTTCAACGAATCAAGGAGCGGCTTATCAAATTTTTAATATTGGTAATGGAGCTCCAGTATCACTATTTGAGTTTATCGAAACCTTGGAGAAAAGCTTAGGACAAGTTGCTGATAAAATCATGTTACCTATGCAAGATGGCGATGTTCCAAAAACCTGGGCAAATACAGATAAATTAAATAATTTGGGTTATCAAAGTACAACCCCTATCAAAGAAGGTATAGCACAGTTTATATCGTGGTTTCAAAATTATTATACAAAAGAATCTTAAAAATGAATTCAGAAATATTAAAAATAAGCAAAGGAAGATTATATGGTAACGTCAGAGTAAGCGGTGCAAAGAATAGTGCACTTCGACTTTTGGCTGGATCAATTTTGACTGAGGAACCGGTTGAACTTAATAATTTTCCAAA is a window encoding:
- a CDS encoding nucleotide sugar dehydrogenase: MMSKVLFQKKQTIDYKLMMNVKKIACIGAGYVGGPTMSVIAQKNPGIIVTVVDLNQARIDAWNDSDLNNLPIYEPGLADVIEEARGRNLFFSTDVEKAIDEADMIFISVNTPTKTYGKGKGQAADLKFIELCARQIASVAQSDKIIVEKSTLPVRTADALKSILDNTGNGVNFHILSNPEFLAEGTAIPDLQSPDRVLIGGENRDAIEALVGIYEAWVPRERILTTNLWSSELSKLVANAFLAQRVSSINAISELCEVTGANVDEVARAVGTDSRIGPKFLKSSVGFGGSCFQKDILNLVYIARSYNLHAVANYWEQVILLNDHQKSRFAEKIIRDMYNTVNGKRIVFLGWAFKKDTNDTRESAAIYVADHLLSEEANIIIYDPKVTAEQIYRDLDYLGTRSSEENKRLVQVVEDPYEACKDAHAIAVLTEWDEFRTYDWKLIKEQMKRPSFVFDGRSVLDSSLMESLNFTYYKIGSDVNQK
- a CDS encoding NAD-dependent epimerase; amino-acid sequence: MKTILVTGAAGFIGFHLAKSLLKDGYQIVGLDNLNDYYDVSLKLDRLEELGIRDFDISNSASFSVSDQYEGRFTFVKLDLQDRIALPKLFEKFQFDGVINLAAQAGVRYSIENPASYIDSNIVGFLNILECCRHHKINHLVYASSSSVYGENEKVPFSEDDTVDQPISLYAATKKSNELMAYTYSHLYGMATTGLRFFTVYGPWGRPDMAPMLFANAITAGKAIKVFNEGQMSRDFTYIDDIVKGIKIAFDHPASTNQGAAYQIFNIGNGAPVSLFEFIETLEKSLGQVADKIMLPMQDGDVPKTWANTDKLNNLGYQSTTPIKEGIAQFISWFQNYYTKES
- a CDS encoding nucleotide sugar dehydrogenase, with the translated sequence MKKIAVIGLGYVGLPLARLFATKFPVVGFDINQKRIDELRAGKDLTLEVEDDILQAVLTDSNPLSSGTNGLWCSNQLTDIDDANFYVVTVPTPVDKNNRPDLTPLYKASETVGKVLKKGDIVVYESTVYPGVTEEECIPVLERVSGLKFNVDFFAGYSPERINPGDKQHTVEKILKVTAGSTPEIGLEVDEVYKTVITAGTHLAPCIKVAEAAKVIENSQRDINIAFVNELAKIFNILNIDTHAVLEAAGTKWNFLPFKPGLVGGHCIGVDPYYLAQKAQEHGYHPEIILAGRRLNDSMGEYVASQVIKTMIKKCINVNGAEVLMLGVTFKENCPDVRNTKIVDVIAALEDYGVKVTTYDPWANPSEVKHEYGIDSLTELPSSKFDAIILGVAHNEFLDVDFDSLKKDCAIIYDVKGIISEKADNRL
- a CDS encoding SDR family oxidoreductase; translated protein: MSKILITGGAGFIGSNLTEHFLGKGFQVVVLDNFATGHRHNLEQHADNPNFSLIEGDIRNTADCELAVQGVDYVLHQAALGSVPRSIKDPQTTNEVNVTGFLNMLVAARDANVKRFVYAASSSTYGDSENLPKVEDIIGKPLSPYAITKYVNELYADIFSKTYGLETIGLRYFNVFGRRQDPNGAYAAVIPLFVKKFMNHEGPVINGTGDFSRDFTYIDNVIQMNELAMLTQNTDAVNTVYNTAVGDRTTLNQLVAHLKEYLTAFDAEIAHVNASYGPNRQGDIPHSLASIEKAKTLLGYEPTHTIDKGLKAAVQWYWENLK